A DNA window from Comamonas fluminis contains the following coding sequences:
- the dnaN gene encoding DNA polymerase III subunit beta, whose product MIVLKATQDKVLAVLQSVAGIVERRHTLPILANVLIKKTGNALQLTTSDLEIQIRTTAELGGDTGDFTTTIGARKLIDILKTMPGDQTVSLETQQAKMILKGGKSRFTLQTLPAEDFPLVQESAAFGPAFSVPQKVLKDLLGQVSFSMAVQDIRYYLNGILFVAEGNTLSLVATDGHRLAWASATLDVDVPIKQEVILPRKTVLELQRLLSDASGDNQPVIEMQFASNQAKFTFGGMEFVTKLVEGKFPDYNRVIPKNHTNSVTLGRAPLLASLQRTAIMTSDKFKGVRLSVEPGTLRVASNNAEQEEAMDELDIDYGGDTIEIGFNVTYLIDVLTNMSQDMVKIDLQDGNSSALITIPEIDSFKYVVMPMRI is encoded by the coding sequence ATGATCGTCCTGAAAGCCACACAAGACAAAGTTCTAGCGGTCCTGCAATCGGTGGCCGGCATCGTCGAGCGCCGCCACACCCTGCCCATTCTGGCCAATGTGCTGATCAAGAAGACGGGCAATGCGCTGCAGCTGACTACCAGCGACCTGGAAATCCAGATTCGCACCACTGCGGAGCTGGGCGGCGACACCGGTGACTTCACCACCACCATTGGTGCCCGCAAGCTGATCGATATTCTGAAGACCATGCCCGGCGACCAGACCGTGAGCCTGGAAACGCAGCAGGCAAAGATGATTCTGAAGGGTGGCAAGAGCCGCTTTACGCTGCAGACCCTGCCCGCCGAAGACTTCCCCCTGGTGCAGGAATCGGCGGCCTTCGGCCCCGCTTTCAGCGTGCCGCAAAAGGTGCTGAAAGACCTGCTGGGTCAGGTGTCCTTCTCCATGGCCGTGCAGGACATCCGTTACTACCTGAACGGCATTCTGTTCGTCGCCGAAGGCAACACCCTGAGCCTGGTGGCCACTGATGGTCACCGTCTGGCCTGGGCCAGCGCCACGCTGGATGTGGACGTGCCCATCAAGCAGGAAGTGATTCTGCCGCGCAAGACCGTGCTGGAATTGCAGCGTCTGCTCAGCGATGCCAGCGGTGATAACCAGCCCGTCATCGAGATGCAATTCGCCAGCAACCAGGCCAAGTTCACCTTTGGCGGCATGGAGTTCGTCACAAAATTAGTCGAGGGTAAGTTCCCCGACTACAACCGTGTGATTCCCAAGAACCACACCAACAGCGTCACCCTGGGCCGCGCACCGCTGCTGGCTTCGCTGCAGCGCACCGCCATCATGACCAGCGACAAGTTCAAGGGCGTGCGCCTGTCGGTGGAGCCCGGCACGCTGCGCGTAGCGTCCAACAACGCCGAGCAGGAAGAGGCCATGGATGAACTCGATATCGACTACGGTGGCGACACCATCGAGATCGGCTTCAACGTGACCTATCTGATCGATGTGCTCACCAATATGAGCCAGGACATGGTCAAGATCGATCTGCAGGACGGCAACAGCTCCGCGCTGATCACCATCCCCGAGATCGACAGCTTCAAGTACGTCGTGATGCCCATGCGCATCTGA
- the gyrB gene encoding DNA topoisomerase (ATP-hydrolyzing) subunit B, with protein sequence MTEENKPDTQTAAADAGGYGEGAIQILEGLEAVRKRPGMYIGDTSDGTGLHHLVFEVVDNSIDEALAGYCDDILVTIHADGSLSVIDNGRGIPTRVKMDDKHEPKRSAAEIALTELHAGGKFNQNSYKVSGGLHGVGVSCVNALSIWLKLTVSRDGQRYEIDFSRGHVQNRLIEVVDGFEVSPMRVVGPSDKRGTKVHFLPDQEIFKENFEFRYEILAKRLRELSFLNNGVRIRLKDERDGKEDDFSGAGGVKGFAQFINGNKKVLHPTTFYAEGNRPAETYGGIPGTEIGVEVAMQWNDSYAEQVLCFTNNIPQRDGGTHLTGLRAAMTRVIGKYIEQNELAKKAKVDVTGDDMREGLCAVLSVKVPEPKFSSQTKDKLVSSEVRAPVEDIVAKTLTDFLEENPNDAKILCGKIIEAARAREAARKAREMTRRKGVLDGMGLPGKLADCQEKDPSLCEIYIVEGDSAGGSAKQGRDRKFQAILPLRGKILNVEKARYEKLLSSQEIITLITALGTGIGKVSEDSGKSSSDDYNPDKLRYHRIIIMTDADVDGAHIRTLLLTFFYRQMPDLVERGHIYIAQPPLYKVKNGKEELYLKDGPALNKYLLKIALNNANVSTGGANARTIEGEELAKLADMHLAAEMVIERLSNFMDAEALRAIADGVQIKLDTLEEAQACAPVLEAKLRELTTTGVPADVTAEIDPHSEHPILRISRHHHGNIKSSILTQEFVRSHDYAALSAEAQHFNGLLSEGAKVTRGEGEKAKTEKVGDFRQAMTWLISEAERTTGRQRYKGLGEMNPEQLWETTMDPNVRSLLQVKINDAIEADRVFTMLMGDEVEPRRNFIEDNALRAGNIDV encoded by the coding sequence ATGACCGAAGAGAACAAGCCAGACACGCAAACCGCAGCAGCAGATGCAGGCGGCTATGGCGAAGGCGCAATCCAGATCCTGGAAGGCCTGGAGGCCGTGCGCAAGCGCCCCGGCATGTACATCGGTGATACGTCTGACGGCACCGGCCTGCACCACCTGGTTTTTGAAGTCGTGGACAACTCCATCGACGAAGCCCTGGCTGGCTACTGCGACGACATTCTGGTCACCATCCACGCCGATGGTTCGCTGTCCGTGATCGACAACGGCCGCGGCATTCCCACGCGCGTGAAGATGGACGACAAGCACGAGCCCAAGCGCTCGGCCGCTGAAATCGCGCTGACCGAACTGCACGCAGGCGGCAAGTTCAACCAGAACAGCTACAAGGTCTCGGGCGGCCTGCACGGCGTGGGCGTGTCCTGCGTGAACGCGCTGTCCATCTGGCTCAAGCTCACCGTCAGCCGCGATGGCCAGCGCTACGAGATCGACTTCTCGCGCGGCCATGTGCAAAACCGTCTGATCGAAGTGGTGGACGGCTTTGAAGTCTCACCCATGCGCGTGGTCGGCCCCAGCGACAAGCGCGGTACCAAGGTGCACTTCTTGCCCGACCAGGAAATCTTCAAGGAAAACTTCGAGTTCCGTTACGAAATTCTGGCCAAGCGCCTGCGTGAACTCTCCTTCCTGAACAACGGCGTGCGCATTCGCCTCAAGGACGAGCGCGACGGCAAGGAAGACGACTTCTCGGGCGCTGGTGGCGTCAAGGGCTTTGCCCAGTTCATCAATGGCAACAAAAAGGTGCTGCACCCCACCACCTTCTACGCCGAAGGCAACCGCCCTGCGGAAACCTATGGCGGCATTCCCGGCACAGAAATCGGTGTGGAAGTGGCCATGCAGTGGAACGACAGCTATGCCGAGCAAGTGCTGTGTTTCACCAACAACATCCCACAGCGTGACGGCGGCACCCACCTGACCGGCCTGCGCGCGGCCATGACCCGCGTCATCGGCAAATACATCGAGCAAAACGAGCTGGCTAAAAAAGCCAAGGTCGACGTCACTGGCGACGACATGCGCGAAGGCCTGTGCGCCGTGCTGTCCGTCAAGGTACCCGAGCCCAAGTTCTCCAGCCAGACCAAGGACAAACTGGTCAGCTCCGAAGTGCGTGCGCCCGTGGAAGACATCGTCGCCAAGACGCTGACCGACTTCCTGGAAGAGAACCCCAACGACGCCAAGATTCTCTGCGGCAAGATCATCGAAGCCGCCCGCGCCCGTGAAGCCGCACGCAAGGCCCGCGAAATGACGCGCCGCAAGGGTGTGCTGGACGGCATGGGCCTGCCCGGCAAGCTGGCCGACTGCCAGGAAAAAGACCCCTCGCTGTGCGAGATCTACATCGTCGAGGGTGACTCCGCCGGCGGCTCCGCCAAGCAAGGTCGTGACCGTAAATTCCAGGCCATCCTGCCGCTGCGCGGCAAGATCCTGAACGTGGAAAAAGCCCGCTACGAAAAGCTGCTGTCCAGCCAGGAAATCATCACCCTGATTACCGCCCTGGGCACCGGCATCGGCAAGGTCAGCGAAGACTCTGGCAAGAGCAGCAGCGACGACTACAACCCCGATAAGCTGCGCTACCACCGCATCATCATCATGACCGACGCCGACGTGGACGGCGCCCACATCCGCACTCTGCTGCTGACCTTCTTCTACCGTCAGATGCCTGATCTGGTCGAACGCGGCCATATCTACATCGCCCAGCCACCTCTGTACAAGGTCAAGAACGGCAAGGAAGAGCTGTACCTAAAGGACGGCCCCGCGCTGAACAAGTACCTGCTCAAAATCGCGCTGAACAACGCCAACGTGAGCACCGGCGGCGCCAATGCCCGCACCATTGAAGGCGAAGAGCTGGCCAAGCTGGCAGACATGCACCTGGCCGCTGAAATGGTCATCGAGCGGCTGTCCAACTTCATGGACGCCGAAGCCCTGCGCGCCATTGCCGATGGCGTGCAGATCAAACTCGACACCCTCGAAGAAGCCCAGGCCTGCGCCCCCGTGCTGGAAGCCAAGCTGCGCGAACTCACCACAACCGGCGTGCCTGCCGATGTGACGGCCGAAATCGACCCACACAGCGAGCACCCCATCCTGCGCATCAGCCGTCACCACCACGGCAATATCAAGAGCTCCATCCTCACGCAGGAATTCGTGCGCAGCCATGACTACGCCGCTCTGTCGGCCGAAGCTCAGCACTTCAACGGTCTGCTGTCCGAAGGCGCCAAGGTCACCCGTGGCGAAGGCGAAAAAGCCAAGACCGAAAAGGTCGGTGACTTCCGCCAGGCCATGACATGGCTCATCAGCGAAGCCGAACGCACCACCGGCCGCCAGCGCTACAAGGGTCTGGGTGAAATGAACCCCGAGCAGCTGTGGGAAACCACCATGGACCCCAACGTCCGCAGCCTGCTGCAAGTCAAGATCAACGACGCCATCGAAGCCGACCGTGTGTTCACCATGCTGATGGGCGACGAAGTGGAACCACGTCGTAATTTCATCGAAGACAACGCCTTGCGCGCTGGCAATATCGACGTTTAA
- a CDS encoding YkgJ family cysteine cluster protein — translation MKSSIRIVDVDRLETWSKYKPGMCDSCAANCCTMPLEVRLPDLVRLELVDPFEVENIEPKLIAKRLLKMRLIDHFNPKHEIFTMARRAGGDCNFLDKDTRRCTVYDKRPETCRLHPKKGPKPGFCAYGNKALS, via the coding sequence ATGAAATCCTCCATCCGAATCGTCGATGTGGATCGACTCGAAACCTGGAGTAAATACAAGCCAGGCATGTGCGATAGCTGCGCTGCCAATTGCTGCACCATGCCGCTGGAAGTGCGCTTGCCTGATCTGGTGAGACTGGAACTGGTGGACCCTTTTGAAGTGGAAAACATCGAGCCCAAGCTGATTGCCAAGCGCTTGCTGAAGATGCGCTTGATCGACCACTTCAACCCCAAGCACGAGATCTTCACCATGGCGCGTCGCGCGGGTGGTGACTGCAATTTTCTGGACAAAGATACGCGCCGCTGCACGGTGTATGACAAGCGCCCAGAGACCTGCAGACTGCACCCCAAGAAGGGCCCCAAGCCCGGTTTTTGCGCCTACGGCAACAAGGCACTTTCCTGA
- a CDS encoding glycosyltransferase: MHASTDSQITAVRAIAARTAFVLETNNLRGGDSAAKAVQSLQRLVSDLTQQSLPPTLLAQWIITHDGLSAEVCADLQKRAGCTIDFVEISESTGYYDAKNIGFDAMDVQRCDYVVFGDADCRPAASWMESLLAPFARDAEAAVKPPVAVAGRTSYAPGVWGAALTSIDFMYFPSPLAEGATRNFYANNVAFRREVFEQYCYEPLAGVYRAHCQVMGLRLQQNGVAVEYAVNAHTEHCLPDTRQEAVKLRWMRGEDSVGLTPYLAQAYVPESLQWLFRKGPLGPLCVMLMRLGYSLRALGHQDMPALGLVRYLAAAVCTIGISALDTLGALVRSLGLFRSSAARRELAALSYHRN; the protein is encoded by the coding sequence ATGCACGCATCAACCGATTCCCAAATCACTGCCGTGCGAGCGATTGCAGCCCGCACGGCCTTTGTGCTTGAAACCAATAATCTGCGCGGTGGTGACAGTGCTGCCAAGGCTGTGCAAAGCCTGCAGCGCCTGGTCAGTGATTTGACGCAGCAAAGCCTGCCTCCGACCTTGCTTGCGCAATGGATCATCACCCACGATGGCTTGTCTGCCGAGGTGTGTGCAGACCTGCAAAAGCGTGCTGGATGCACGATTGATTTTGTGGAAATCAGCGAATCCACGGGCTACTACGACGCGAAGAATATTGGCTTTGATGCGATGGATGTTCAGCGCTGCGATTACGTGGTTTTTGGTGATGCCGACTGCCGTCCTGCTGCCAGCTGGATGGAATCTTTGCTGGCACCTTTCGCCCGCGATGCAGAAGCCGCTGTCAAGCCACCTGTAGCCGTTGCGGGGCGCACCAGCTATGCGCCGGGCGTGTGGGGCGCGGCATTGACGTCCATTGATTTCATGTACTTCCCAAGCCCTCTGGCCGAAGGTGCAACGCGTAACTTTTACGCCAACAATGTGGCCTTCCGGCGTGAGGTGTTTGAGCAATACTGTTACGAGCCATTGGCAGGCGTGTACCGGGCGCACTGTCAAGTCATGGGACTGCGTCTGCAGCAGAACGGCGTGGCGGTGGAATACGCGGTGAACGCGCATACCGAGCACTGCCTGCCGGATACCCGCCAGGAAGCCGTAAAACTGCGCTGGATGCGCGGCGAAGACAGTGTGGGGCTCACCCCATATCTGGCTCAGGCCTACGTGCCTGAATCGCTGCAATGGCTGTTTCGCAAAGGTCCTCTTGGGCCGCTGTGCGTGATGCTGATGAGGCTGGGCTACAGCCTGCGGGCACTGGGGCATCAGGACATGCCTGCGCTGGGCTTGGTGCGCTACCTGGCTGCAGCAGTCTGCACCATCGGAATTTCTGCGCTGGACACTTTGGGTGCGCTGGTGCGCAGCCTTGGCTTGTTCCGCAGCAGCGCAGCTCGCCGTGAATTGGCTGCGCTTTCCTACCACCGCAACTGA
- a CDS encoding sensor histidine kinase — protein MSGSRPWSSLAFRLGLSYGAIMVLTMSIVLAVFYVQTVGVVRVRLDKQAENHLRRLMEHSAKYGPGALESEILQTIRDGVNTDTEILILMDPDGEPIVSNAEVFPPRKLSIMGVRELTVKRSGRLVVGRVAVAEMPNGNLLAAGADMQLQRDMEELFGRASLMAAIAACIMAIIGALVFRRVVDERASAIRSTMSRVAAGDLRQRIPVDQRNDEFTLLNRDINAMLDRLEQLMEGIRHVSNSIAHNLRTPLTRILLRLRNAQQASPQMQSATLALVAEEVAELGVVFEKLLQIAEVESGASRKSFAPVDLQALLVDVVDFYEPLIEDSGGALRLDVHQGVQAFGDGDLLASAVANLVDNAIKYGASSAESKMGDVVLTAREAQESGLDSAWGVEVTVQDQGPGADPQTLEKMTTRFYRAESDRQGYGLGLASVLAIVQLHGGKLSFQNASPGLIARIWLPSISNV, from the coding sequence ATGTCGGGCTCCCGTCCCTGGAGCTCCCTGGCGTTCAGGCTGGGTCTGAGCTATGGCGCCATCATGGTGCTGACCATGAGCATTGTGCTGGCAGTCTTCTACGTGCAGACGGTGGGCGTGGTGCGCGTCCGGCTGGACAAGCAGGCCGAAAATCATCTGCGCAGACTGATGGAACACTCGGCCAAATACGGCCCTGGTGCGCTGGAAAGCGAGATTCTGCAGACCATCCGTGACGGTGTGAATACCGACACGGAAATCCTCATTCTCATGGACCCCGATGGCGAGCCCATTGTGAGCAATGCCGAAGTCTTTCCCCCGCGAAAACTCAGCATCATGGGGGTGCGTGAACTGACCGTAAAACGCAGCGGCCGACTTGTCGTTGGACGTGTTGCGGTGGCAGAAATGCCTAACGGCAACTTGCTCGCAGCAGGTGCTGATATGCAGCTGCAACGCGATATGGAAGAGCTGTTTGGCCGCGCCAGCCTCATGGCGGCAATTGCCGCCTGCATCATGGCCATCATTGGTGCCCTGGTGTTTCGCCGCGTGGTGGACGAGCGTGCCTCCGCCATTCGCAGCACCATGTCTCGTGTGGCTGCTGGTGATTTGCGCCAGCGCATTCCGGTCGATCAGCGCAACGATGAATTCACGCTGCTCAACCGCGATATCAACGCCATGCTGGACCGGCTTGAGCAACTGATGGAAGGCATACGCCATGTCTCCAACAGCATTGCGCACAACCTCCGAACGCCGCTGACGCGCATCTTGCTGCGCCTTCGCAACGCGCAGCAGGCCAGCCCGCAAATGCAATCCGCCACGCTGGCGCTGGTGGCCGAAGAAGTGGCAGAGCTGGGCGTTGTTTTCGAAAAGCTTTTGCAGATTGCTGAAGTGGAAAGCGGGGCCAGTCGCAAGAGCTTTGCACCCGTTGATCTGCAGGCACTGCTCGTTGATGTGGTGGACTTTTATGAGCCTCTGATCGAAGACAGCGGCGGTGCACTCCGTCTGGACGTGCATCAGGGGGTGCAGGCCTTTGGGGATGGTGACCTGCTTGCCAGCGCCGTAGCCAACTTGGTGGATAACGCTATCAAATACGGAGCGTCTTCCGCTGAAAGCAAAATGGGAGATGTGGTTTTGACTGCGAGGGAAGCGCAGGAAAGTGGTCTGGATAGTGCATGGGGCGTAGAGGTCACCGTGCAAGACCAGGGACCGGGCGCAGACCCTCAGACGCTGGAAAAAATGACCACGCGTTTCTACCGTGCAGAGTCCGATCGCCAAGGCTATGGATTGGGGCTGGCCAGTGTGCTGGCTATCGTGCAGCTGCATGGTGGAAAGCTCAGCTTTCAGAACGCCAGTCCGGGGCTGATTGCCCGTATCTGGCTGCCCTCTATTTCCAATGTATGA
- a CDS encoding response regulator transcription factor: MYRYLIIEDDALNARYIAEGLRQQGAHVSVCGDGVQGIAQAVGESWDVIILDRMLPNGFDGLQILQTLRSMGKQTPVLVLSALSATDERVRGLKAGCDDYLTKPFAFSELAARLEALVRRAQIPAPTREMRVADLRVNLMSRSAERAGQPLALQPREFRLLAFLMQHAHQIVTRTMLLESVWDYRFDPQTNVIDVHISRLRSKVDKGFPAPLIHTVRGVGYSLSDRPQDLPEVV; encoded by the coding sequence ATGTACCGCTACCTCATCATCGAAGACGATGCGCTCAACGCGCGTTACATCGCTGAAGGACTGCGGCAGCAGGGGGCGCATGTCAGCGTCTGTGGCGACGGCGTGCAAGGCATTGCACAGGCGGTGGGCGAGAGCTGGGACGTCATCATCCTCGATCGCATGCTGCCCAATGGCTTTGATGGATTGCAGATTCTGCAAACACTCAGGTCCATGGGAAAACAGACGCCAGTGCTTGTCCTTAGTGCGTTGTCTGCTACAGATGAGAGAGTGCGCGGCTTGAAGGCTGGCTGCGATGACTATCTGACCAAACCCTTCGCATTCTCTGAGCTGGCAGCGCGGCTGGAGGCTTTGGTGCGCCGGGCACAGATTCCTGCACCGACGCGGGAAATGCGCGTGGCAGACCTGCGCGTGAACCTCATGTCGCGCAGTGCAGAGCGTGCGGGACAGCCCCTGGCGCTGCAGCCGCGAGAGTTCCGTCTGCTGGCTTTTCTCATGCAGCATGCTCACCAGATCGTCACCCGCACCATGCTGCTGGAATCGGTCTGGGACTACCGTTTTGACCCGCAGACGAATGTGATTGATGTGCACATCAGCCGCTTGCGCAGCAAGGTGGACAAAGGCTTTCCTGCACCCCTGATTCATACCGTGCGCGGTGTGGGTTACAGCCTCTCGGACCGTCCGCAAGATCTGCCTGAGGTGGTCTGA
- a CDS encoding TolC family protein, translating into MRARKMNKWHFLAVAAALCCGAVNAADLASGAEAVTSSVAVAPAGPVTLQEYLRLVVQNQPTLAADRMQTALAKADSKSASAFPNPAVHYTSKRGEKEWGVDQPIPIFGQRGMRMENAKLGEKAAAANVDVAVAVTMSDAAHAFNELLVAQQRYKVWQGAQDELNKAGYIVKGQIEAGTRSRYDGARLNLQQAQMSMQVRKAQAALKDAASRVASIAALPQWQVTVDGSLQASDLRHAPAYGPLWETAQTRLPVLRAAQAELERARQKIKLEQREALPTPTFGVARIRNGVDGSFNQVGVNVEIPLFDRRQGGIDRAKVEADQAELRRDAAVLAAQSELQRSLQQLQLRRSAVRDYEKEGLAQIAPLHQMAQDAYKLGKGTILELIDALGSITEHRLEHLELVKDMLDAEWEVRLASGDLPQVQP; encoded by the coding sequence ATGAGAGCGCGCAAGATGAATAAATGGCACTTTCTGGCAGTCGCTGCAGCCCTGTGCTGCGGCGCAGTGAATGCGGCAGATCTGGCGTCTGGAGCCGAGGCCGTAACAAGCTCTGTGGCCGTGGCCCCCGCTGGCCCGGTAACCCTGCAGGAATACCTGCGTCTGGTGGTGCAAAACCAGCCCACTTTAGCTGCCGACCGCATGCAGACGGCACTGGCAAAAGCCGATAGCAAGTCCGCGTCGGCCTTTCCCAATCCTGCAGTGCACTACACCAGCAAGCGCGGAGAGAAAGAGTGGGGTGTCGATCAGCCTATCCCCATCTTTGGTCAGCGCGGCATGCGCATGGAAAACGCCAAGCTGGGTGAAAAAGCAGCGGCCGCCAATGTCGATGTTGCCGTGGCAGTCACCATGAGCGATGCAGCCCACGCCTTCAACGAGCTGCTGGTGGCACAGCAGCGCTACAAGGTCTGGCAGGGTGCGCAGGATGAGCTGAACAAGGCTGGATACATCGTCAAAGGTCAGATCGAAGCAGGCACACGCAGCCGCTATGACGGTGCACGTCTGAACTTGCAGCAGGCCCAGATGTCCATGCAGGTTCGCAAGGCGCAAGCTGCCCTCAAGGATGCCGCATCCCGTGTGGCCAGTATTGCTGCATTGCCCCAGTGGCAGGTGACGGTGGACGGCAGCCTACAGGCTTCTGATCTGCGCCATGCGCCTGCTTATGGGCCGCTGTGGGAAACGGCGCAAACTCGTTTGCCCGTGCTGCGTGCTGCGCAGGCAGAGCTGGAGCGTGCACGACAGAAAATCAAGCTGGAGCAGCGTGAAGCCTTGCCTACCCCCACGTTTGGTGTTGCGCGCATTCGCAATGGTGTTGATGGCAGCTTCAATCAGGTGGGCGTGAACGTCGAGATTCCTTTGTTCGATCGCCGCCAGGGCGGTATTGACCGTGCCAAAGTAGAAGCTGATCAGGCCGAGCTTCGCCGTGATGCCGCAGTGCTGGCTGCGCAGTCTGAGCTGCAGCGCTCTCTGCAGCAATTGCAGTTGCGCCGTTCCGCAGTGCGTGACTACGAAAAAGAAGGACTGGCCCAGATTGCACCGCTGCACCAGATGGCACAGGACGCCTACAAGCTGGGCAAGGGCACGATTCTGGAACTGATCGACGCGCTGGGCTCCATCACCGAGCATCGACTTGAGCATCTGGAACTGGTCAAGGACATGCTCGACGCGGAATGGGAAGTGCGTCTGGCCAGCGGCGATCTGCCCCAGGTTCAGCCCTGA